GACCAGACAGACCAGGATCCAGAACACGGTCACGCCCCAGGGCCGGCCCACGCCCCAGGGCTGTTCGGCGAGGACCTTGCCGCCGTACTTGAGGGACACGGTGTAGTCGCCGTGCGCGCCGCCGGTGAGCTCGACGGGCAGTTCGATGCGCGCCTTCTTTCCTGGCTCGATCGTGCCGCGCCACTGCTGTTCCTCCCACTGCGGCGCGAACACGCCGTGGGAGGTGCCGACCTGGAAGAGGGGGTTCTTGATCTCCGAGGTGCCGACGTTGCCGACGGTGAAGACGAGGGTGCGCACGGGCGGTGCCCCGAACCAGGTCAGCAGTCCGCCGGAGCCGTCGAGCCGGGTGTCGGTGAGCACCGAGAGCCGCCCGCCGGAGGCCTCAGCGGGCAACGGCTCCACCGCGTGTCCGGCGACCTGGAAGATGGCGTCGGCCTCGGCCTTCGCCCCGGTCACCGTCGCCACGTGCACCACACAGGGGCAGGGCACGGGCGGCTCGGCGACGGGCAGCTTCTTGCTGAAACGGCCGTCGGCATCGGTGGTGACGGCCCGACCGTCGGCGTTGGCGCAGGAGTTGGTCCCGCCTGGCACACCCCGTGACGGCACGGCCTGACCGCAGACCAGGATCATCAGCAGCGCCTTCGAACGCCAGCCGCTGCCGGTGACGGTGATCGAACCACCGGTTCCCGCCTGGGACTTGGAGAGCTTCACGGTGGGCCGCTCGGCGGCCTGGACGGGCAACGACACGACCGACACCAGCGCCAGGAGCGCCGCCAGCACCAGGATCCGCACCTTCACGACACCGCTCCCGTCAACTCGACCTCGGCACAAGAGGGTTCAGGCACGTCGCCCTTACGGCGCCTTCGACGTCGTACGACGAACAGCGCACCCCCGGCGGCCACCGCCCCGGCGATCCCCGCCCCCCACCGCCCGCTCCCCGTCGACACACGCGCCGTGTCCCGCACCCCGCCCGCCGCCGTCACCGTCAGCCGCACGTCGACGGAGTCCAGCGCGGGCGCACTCCACGGCTCGCTGAGCCTGAGCCGCCGCCCCGGCGCCAGCTCGGCCGACAGGGTGCGCGGGGCCCGGTCGAGGACCCGGCCGAAGATTCCGTCCGCGCGGACCGCGAGCGTGGGCACGAGGGGCGTCGTCCCTCGGTTGACCAGCTCGTACGTGATCCGGTCCCCGTGCACGGCAAGGTGCTCGACGGTCAGCGCGGACACGGTGGGCACGGCGGCCCGGAGGTGAACGGCCACCCGCCGGGTACGTCCGTCGGAGTCCCGGGCCACGATCTCGGCGCCGCCGTCCTCGTCCGGAACGGTCACGGTGAAGGGCACCTCGGTACGCGTCCCCGGAGCCAGTCGGAGCCGGGAGTCGGCGAAGACGACCCGGGCACCGACGCCCGACAGCGAGACGTCAACACCCCGCTCCCCCCGATTGACCAACGCCACCGTGTCCTCCAGCACCACCCCGGGCGCCCCCTCGGCATAGAACGCCGGCCGCCCCCCACCCGAGGGCGCGACAGACCACCCGTCGGCGGCAACCGCACCCGGAACGGCGAAGAGCAGAGCGAGCAGGACCAGCCCCAACACCCGAAGGGCGAACGACATCGGCGGCTCCGTAAGTTGTGCGGTGCGGTACCGCGCCCTTAAGGGGCGCGGGGAACTGCGCGACAAGCCACGACGGCGCCGCAGCCGCAAACGGCCCTATCGCGGCAACCCCGAAGGCGCATCTCATCCCGCAGAACGCCGACGCCTCCGCGTAACCCACAACGACCCCGCCGCCCCCGCGAGCAACACCGTGCCACCGAGCGTCCCGAGCGCGATCGCCGAATCCTCAGGCCCGGTCTGCGGAAGCGAGTCACCGGAACCGGATTCGGATCCGCTCTGTGTATCGCCGCCGCCCCCACCACCCGCGGCACTCACATCGAGGCTCAGCGACGGCCCAGGACTGTTCGTCGGCGTACACGTCGTCGTCGTACCGAGCGCGATGATCGTCAGCACACCGGCCGTGAAGGTGACCTTGCCGGACTCCTTCGGCGTGTACGTCCCGCTCAAGTCATTGATCTTGATGGGGGTGTTGGCGGGCACCACCGCCTGGTTGGCCGGGCCGGTCACCTTCAGGGTGCCCTTCTCCGCACCGCCCAGCTGGATGACCGCGCTCGGCTTCATCGACCCCTTGCCCAGGTCGACCGGGCTGGACGAGACGCCCTTCTGCCAGGACATGGTGATCTTGTAGCCGCTGCCGCTCTTGACGCCCTTGATGTCGATGGGCGAGACGGCGCTCTTGTCGCCGATCGGCGTCTTGCACTGGTACTTGACGTCGACGACCTCGGCCCGGGCGGCGGGGGCGGCCATCAGCACCACCGAGCCGGCCAGGGCCGCGGTGGACGCGAGCGCGGCGGTTCGTTTCCGGTACGACACGGTTCCGCTCCCTTACTCGTTTCCCTGACTGGTTCCTGCCTTGCGCGAGTACCTGACGGCACATCAGATGGGCCGTCAAGGTACGCCCGGGCTCGCGAGGAGGGAAGACAAGGTGCGCGCCGGAGTTGTGACGATCCGGCGCGCACGGGAGGAGGTTCGGGTGGAGAGCTAACCCCGGGTAACCCGAGGACGGAGGAGTTCGGGGGCTCCCCAGCGTCTCAGCACCGGCGGCACCTCGACCGTTCCGTCGGCCCGCTGGTGCTGTTCCAGGATGGCGGGCAGCAGCCGGCTGGTGGCCAAGCCCGAGGCGTTGAGGGTGTGGACGTAGGCCGACTTGCCGCCGTTCGCCGGCCGGTAGCGGATGCCGCCGCGCCGGGCCTGGTACTCACGGGCGTTCGACACCGAGCTGACCTCGGCGTACGCGTCGAGGCTGGGCAGCCAGACCTCGACGTCGTAGGTCTTGGCCTGGGCGGGGCTGGTGTCCTCGGCGGCGAGCTGGGTGACCCGGTGGTGCAGTCCGAGCCCGGCGACCAACTCCTCGGCGCGGGCGAGGAGTTCCCGCTGGGCGGCTTCCGAGTCCTCGGGGCGGGCGAACTGGAACAGCTCGACCTTGTTGAACTGGTGGCCGCGCAGGGTGCCCCGGTCGGCGGTGCGGTGGCTGCCGCTCTCCTTGCGGTAACAGGGCGTGTAGGCCACGTACTTGAGCGGGAGCTCGGCCTCGTCGAGGGTCTCGCCGCGGTGCAGGTTCACCAGGGCGGTCTCGGCGGTGGGCAGGAGGAAGTGGTCGTCGTCCGTGCGGAAGACCTCGTCGGCGAACTTCGGGAACTGTCCCGCCGTATAGCCGGCTTCGTAGCTGAGCAGGTGCGGCGGCAGCACGAACTCGTAGCCCGCGCGGCGGTGGGCGTCGAGGAAGTGGTTGAGCAGCGCCCACTCCAGGGCGGCGCCCTCGCCCCGGTAGACCCAGTAGCCGCTGCCGGCGAGCCGGGTGCCGCGCTTGTGGTCGACGAGGCCGAGTTCCTCGGTGAGCCGGACGTGGTCCCTGGCGTCGAAGTCGAACCGGGGCGGGGTTCCGGTGACCCGTACGACCTGGTTGTTCTCCTTGCCGCCCGCGACGACGTCGTCGTCCGGGAGGTTGGGCAGGGCGTCCAGGAACGTCCGGTGGTCCCGCGCCAGCCGGGCGAGTTCCGTCTCGGCCGCGGCCAGCCGGTCGGTCAGCTCCTTGGCGTCGGCCTGGAGTTCGTCGGCGGCTTCGTCCGCCCGGCGTCGTACGGCGATGTCGGCCGAGATCCGCCGCCGCTCCCCGCGCAGCCGCTCCACGGCGGTGCGGGCCTCGCGGAACGCGGCGTCCAGGGCGAGGAAGGCGGGGATGTCGGCGTCCACGGCGCGCTTGCGCAGGGCGTCCTGGACTCGGTCGGGGTGCTGTCGGATGAGGGTGACGTCGAGCATGGTGCCCGCTCCGTCCGGTGCTGCCGGAACGGCAGGCGCCGCCCCGGGGTGGGCCCCTCGGGGCGTGGGCGAGAGGGTGCTCGCGGTGCCACCACGCCTTCACCGTCGTGGAGCCGTGTCGCTGCGGCCGGTACGACGGTCTCGTTCGGGCCCGATGACGGGGGCCGGCCGGCGGGGCATTTCCTCCCCGCACTCGGGAGTGGATTCGCACCGGGACCGCGAGGCCGCCTTCACAGCTGTCGGCGGCTCTCTCTGCTCGCGTGGCCCGGGGCTACTTGTCTCCGTCAGCGCGTTGCGGTCGAGGGTAGGGGGGCCGTGCCCGGCCCGCCAACCGGATTACGCCGGTGCGCCCAGCTCCGCCCAGACCTTCTTGCCCGCCAGTCCGGGGCTGCGGACCACGCCCCAGTCCAGGCAGAGGCGCTGCACGATGAACATGCCGTGGCCGCCGGGGCGGCCCGCGCGGTGCGGGGTGCGGGGGGCCGGCTGGCCGTTGCCCTTGTCGGAGACCTCGACGCGGATCACCTTGTTGTCGAGCGCGATCCACAGCTCGTCGGGGCCCTCGGCATGCAGACAGGCGTTGGTGACCAGCTCGGACACGACGAGCAGGACGTCCTCGGCGGCGGCCCGCTGGTCGGCGCCGGTGGCGGGCAGCCAGCCCCACGCGTACAACGCCTGACGGGCGAAGTCGCGGGCCAGGGGGACGACGCCGCTCGCGCCGTCGAAGCTCAGTCTGCGGACCTGCCGGCCCGCCGACGACTCGGGCGGCACGGCCGCACCCCCTTCGGACATCCCGGAAGCGCCGTCGGCCTCCGGGCCGCGGTCGCCCGGCGAGAAAGGCCGGGTGCTGCTCATCAGCGCTTCACCTCACCGATTCACCAGTTCACAATTCAATAGTCAGAGTTCAGTACGTAGATCGACGATGGATCCGTCGCCGCGCCTGATGTCTTTTTCAGGATGTCTCCTGCCCGACCGAACCGGCGGAACACCCCCCTGTTTCGGCCCGCGCCTTTCCTCGCGAGGCGGACGCGCGTGGAACGCACCGGGCGCACAGGGACGCCCGGGGCACCACGAGGCCCGACGGACCGGCTCAGCCGGTCTCGTCGGCCAGGGCCGCTTCGAGCGTGTCATGGACGGTGAACACCGCATCGGCGCCGGTGATCTCGAAGACGCGTGCCACCACGGGCAGCATCCCGGCGAGATGGACTCCGCCACCGGCGGCCTCGGCCTTCAGTCGTGCGCCGAGAAGTACGTTGAGCCCGGTGGAGTCACAGAACTCCAGACGCGAGCAGTCCACCACCAGCCGATGGAAGCCGTCGTCGAGGCAGGCCTCGAGTGGCTCACGCAACAGATCGGCGGTGTGGTGATCCAACTCACCCGCCGGGGTCACAACGGCGCTGGCGCCTTGTTTCCGCACCTCGACCAGAAGCCGGCCAGACTGTGCGCTGCCGACCGTCCCGCGGTCCATGCCGTCTCTCTCTCCCGACGTCGTGGCTGCTCCTGACGCCCACGAACACTACGCCTTCCCTTCACGCCCCGACACCCGAACATCTGCACACAAACGGACATATCTGAACAGAATGCACTTGCGATGATGTCGGGAAAGCAGGTAGGGCTAGTAAGGACACGTACTCGACACGGCCGGCTTTGGAGGCGCCGCACACCGCAGTGCACGCAAATGGCTTCGGCAGCCCTATGCCGAGAACGATGGAGGACATCATGTCACCCCGGCTCGACGCCTCGCATACCCCTACGGCGACGTCGACATCCCCCCCGGAACATCTGAATCCCATCGAGCTGGACGACCCACTTGCCGGGCTTCCGGAGATCCCCCCGTTCGACGAGGTGGGGCCGGTGGACGCACGGGCCCTTTCCAAGACCCTCTTCGCACGGCTGGAGTCGCTGGAGGAGGGCACGCACGAATACTCGTACGTCCGCAACACGCTCGTCGAGCTCAACCTCGCTCTGGTCAAGTTCGCCGCCTCTCGCTTCCGCTCCCGCAGCGAACCGATGGAGGACATCATCCAGGTCGGCACGATCGGTCTGATCAAGGCGATCGACCGCTTCGAGCTCTCCCGGGGTGTGGAGTTCCCCACCTTCGCGATGCCAACCATCGTCGGTGAGATCAAGCGCTTCTTCCGCGACACGTCCTGGTCGGTGCGCGTGCCCCGCCGGCTCCAGGAGCTCCGGCTCGACCTCGCCAAGGCGGGCGACGAACTGGCCCAGCGGCTGGACCGCGCCCCGACGGTGGGTGAACTGGCCGAGCGCCTCGGCCTGACCAAGGACGAGGTCGTCGAGGGCATGGCCGCGTCCAACGCGTACACGGCCTCTTCCCTGGACGCCCAGCCGGAGGAGGACGACGCCGAGGGCGCCCTGGCCGACCGGATCGGCTACGAGGACCACGGCATCGAGGGCATCGAGTACGTCGAGTCCCTGAAGCCCCTGATCGCCGAACTCCCGCCCCGGGACCGGAAGATCCTCTCCCTGCGGTTCGTGGCGGGCCTGACCCAGTCCGAGATCGGCGACGAGCTCGGGATCTCCCAGATGCACGTGTCCCGACTGCTGTCACGGACGCTGGTGCGGCTGCGGAAGGGCCTGACGGTCGAGGAGTGACACCGCCCGGTGCGAGCGCGGGGCATGACGGTGGTGAGTGCGGGGCGTGCGGGCGGATCTGACGTTTTCGGTCAGATCTCGCGCACGCCCCGTCGCCATACCCCGGCGACCAGCGGCACCCCCGGCCGGTAGGCCAGGTGGACGTGGCTCGGGGCGTCGAGGAGGGTGAGGTCGGCTCGGGCGCCCGGGGAGAGGCGGCCGATGTCGTCGCGGCGCAGGGCCGCCGCGCCGCCCGCCGTGGCCGACCAGATCGCCTCGTCGGGGGTCATGCCCATGTCCCGTACCGCGAGGGCGATGCAGAACGGCACGGACGACGTGAAGGACGAGCCCGGGTTGCAGTCCGTGGAGAGGGCGACCGTGACACCCGCGTCCACCAGGCGGCGGGCGTCCGGCCACTGCGCGCGCGTGGAGAACTCGGCGCCGGGCAGGAGCGTGGCGACGGTGCCGCTGTTCGCCAGTGCCTCCACGTCGGCGTCCGTGAGGTGGGTGCAGTGGTCCGCGCTGGCGGCGTCGAGTTCGACGGCCAGCTGGACGCCCGGGCCGTAGGAGAGCTGGTTGGCGTGGATGCGCGGGTGCAGCCCCTTCGCCTTGCCGGCCGTGAGGATCGCGCGGGCCTGGTCGCCGTCGAAGGCGCCCTTCTCGCAGAAGACGTCGATCCAACGGGCGTACGGGGCGCAGGCGTCGAGCATCTCGCCGGTGACGAGGTCCACATAGGCGGCCGGGTCCTCGGCGAGGTCGGGCGGGACGATGTGCGCGCCCAGGTAGGTGACCTCCTCGGTGTGCGCGGCGGCGATGCGCAGGGCACGGGCCTCGTCCTCGACGGTCAGGCCGTAGCCGGACTTCGTCTCGAAGGTCGTGGTGCCCTGGCGGAGGGCCTCGGCGAGGTAGCGCGTGAGGTTGGCCTCCAGTTCGGCGTCGCTCGCCGCCCGGGTCGCCGCGACCGTCGTGCGGATGCCGCCCGCGCTGTACGCCCGCCCCGACATCCGGGCGTTGAACTCCTGCGTGCGGTCGCCCGCGAAGACGAGGTGGGAGTGGGAGTCCACGAAACCGGGGACGACGGCCCGGCCGGCCGCGTCGACCCGGTTGTCAGTGGCGGGTGCTTTGCTTTGATCACCGGTCCACACGACGCGGTCGCCCTCGATGACGACGGCCGCGTCCTGGATCAGTCCGAGGGGGGATCCGTCACCGAGGGAGGGGTCGTTGGTGACCAGGGCGGCGATGTTGGTGATGAGCGTGCTGGCGGTGCTCGCGGAGTGGGCGGGGCTGACGGTCGTCGCGTTGCTCATGGCGTCCTTGGTGGCCTGGTCGGCGGTGGGGGCGGGTTCGGGGACGGGGGCGGGCCGCGCGGGCGTGCGGCCCGGAGTCATCCGCGCAGGGCTTCGACCGCGTCCGCGAGGGCTTTCGGTACATCCGGTACGAGGCAGTGGGCCCCGTCCCGTACGACATGGCGACCGCCCACGACCGTGTGCGACACGTCTGCTGCCGACGCGGCGAATACGGCCGTCTCGGCCCCGAGCCGCGCAAGCGGCCCTGCCGTCCTGACCGAGTCGAGGGCGATGGTCGTGAAGTCGGCGAGCGCGCCGGCCTCCAGGGTGCCCGCCTCGTCCCAGCCGAGGGCCGCGTGACCGTCGGCGGAGGCGGCCCGTAGCAGCGCGGCGGCGGTCCAGTGGCCCCGGGTGCGGGTGCGCAGGCGCTCGTTGAGCTCCATCGCCCGTGCCTCTTCGAGCAGGTCGATGACGGCGTGGCTGTCGGAGCCGAGGGAGAGCGGGGAGCCCGCCCTCTGCAGGGCGACCGCGGGTCCGATGCCGTCCGCGAGGTCGCGTTCCGTCGTGGGGCACATACAGGTGCCGGTGCCGGAGTCGCCGATGAGGGCGATGTCCTCGTCGGTGAGGTGGGTGTTGTGGACGCCGGTGGTGCGCCGGCCGAGGACGCCGTGCTCGGCGAGCAGCTGGGTGGGGGTGCAGCCGTGGGCGGCCCGGCAGGCGTCGTTCTCGGCGGTCTGCTCGGACAGATGGACATGGAGCGGGGCCCGCCGCTCCTCGGCCCACCGGGCCACGGTCGCCAACTGGGCGGCGGGCACGGCCCGTACGGAGTGGACGGCCGCCCCGATCCGCGCGTGATCCCGATCCTTGAGAACGGAACAGCGTTCGGCCCAGGCGTCCGCGCTGCCGTCGGAGAAGCGCAGCTGGTGGGAGTTGGGCGGCTGTCCGCTGTGCTTGTTCAGGATGCCGGAGGAGAGGTAGGCGGTGTCGAGGAGGGTGATGCGGATACCGGCGTCGGCGGCGGCCGCGATGAGGGCCTCGCCCATGGCGTTGGGGTCGGCGTAGGGGGTGCCGCCGGGGGCGTGGTGGACGTAGTGGAACTCGCCGACCGCGGTGATGCCGGCCAGGGCCATCTCGGCGTAGGCGGCCCGGGCGAGGGCGTGGTAGTTCTCCGGGGTCAGTCGGTCGGCCGTGGCGTACATGACCTCGCGCCAGGTCCAGAAGGTGCCGGAGCCGACCTGGACGGTGGAGCGCAGGGCGCGGTGGAAGGCGTGCGAGTGGGTGTTGGCGAGGCCGGGCAGCGTGAGGCCGCGCAGGATCTCGGCGCCGGGGGGCGGGGTGGGTGTGTCGGTGCGGACGGTGGCGATGCGCCCGTCCTCGGTCGCCACGGCCACGCCCGGCTCGACGTGGGTGTCGAGCCAGGCGTGTTCGAGCCAGTAGGTCTTCCGGGTCACCTGCAGGCCAGCCCTTCCAGTACGTCGGCGAGTGCGAGTACCCCGGCCACGCAGTCGTCCTCGGCCGCGAACTCGGCCGGGGAGTGCGAGACGCCCGTGGGGTTGCGTACGAACAGCATGGCGGTCGGGATGTGCCCGGAGAGGATCCCGGCGTCGTGTCCGGCACCGGTTCCCAGGACGGGGACCTTGAGGTCGGTGCCACCGCCCGTGCCGAGGATGCGGGCGAGTTCGTCGCGCAGGGCGTGGTCGAACTCGACGACGGGGGTGAAGGACTCGCGGACCACGTCGAGGTCGATGCCGTGGGCCGCCGCGTACTCGCGGGCGGC
Above is a window of Streptomyces sp. NBC_00490 DNA encoding:
- a CDS encoding LPXTG cell wall anchor domain-containing protein, with product MSYRKRTAALASTAALAGSVVLMAAPAARAEVVDVKYQCKTPIGDKSAVSPIDIKGVKSGSGYKITMSWQKGVSSSPVDLGKGSMKPSAVIQLGGAEKGTLKVTGPANQAVVPANTPIKINDLSGTYTPKESGKVTFTAGVLTIIALGTTTTCTPTNSPGPSLSLDVSAAGGGGGGDTQSGSESGSGDSLPQTGPEDSAIALGTLGGTVLLAGAAGSLWVTRRRRRSAG
- the serS gene encoding serine--tRNA ligase, which gives rise to MLDVTLIRQHPDRVQDALRKRAVDADIPAFLALDAAFREARTAVERLRGERRRISADIAVRRRADEAADELQADAKELTDRLAAAETELARLARDHRTFLDALPNLPDDDVVAGGKENNQVVRVTGTPPRFDFDARDHVRLTEELGLVDHKRGTRLAGSGYWVYRGEGAALEWALLNHFLDAHRRAGYEFVLPPHLLSYEAGYTAGQFPKFADEVFRTDDDHFLLPTAETALVNLHRGETLDEAELPLKYVAYTPCYRKESGSHRTADRGTLRGHQFNKVELFQFARPEDSEAAQRELLARAEELVAGLGLHHRVTQLAAEDTSPAQAKTYDVEVWLPSLDAYAEVSSVSNAREYQARRGGIRYRPANGGKSAYVHTLNASGLATSRLLPAILEQHQRADGTVEVPPVLRRWGAPELLRPRVTRG
- a CDS encoding ATP-binding protein, with protein sequence MSSTRPFSPGDRGPEADGASGMSEGGAAVPPESSAGRQVRRLSFDGASGVVPLARDFARQALYAWGWLPATGADQRAAAEDVLLVVSELVTNACLHAEGPDELWIALDNKVIRVEVSDKGNGQPAPRTPHRAGRPGGHGMFIVQRLCLDWGVVRSPGLAGKKVWAELGAPA
- a CDS encoding STAS domain-containing protein produces the protein MDRGTVGSAQSGRLLVEVRKQGASAVVTPAGELDHHTADLLREPLEACLDDGFHRLVVDCSRLEFCDSTGLNVLLGARLKAEAAGGGVHLAGMLPVVARVFEITGADAVFTVHDTLEAALADETG
- a CDS encoding RNA polymerase sigma factor SigF, translating into MEDIMSPRLDASHTPTATSTSPPEHLNPIELDDPLAGLPEIPPFDEVGPVDARALSKTLFARLESLEEGTHEYSYVRNTLVELNLALVKFAASRFRSRSEPMEDIIQVGTIGLIKAIDRFELSRGVEFPTFAMPTIVGEIKRFFRDTSWSVRVPRRLQELRLDLAKAGDELAQRLDRAPTVGELAERLGLTKDEVVEGMAASNAYTASSLDAQPEEDDAEGALADRIGYEDHGIEGIEYVESLKPLIAELPPRDRKILSLRFVAGLTQSEIGDELGISQMHVSRLLSRTLVRLRKGLTVEE
- the hutI gene encoding imidazolonepropionase is translated as MTPGRTPARPAPVPEPAPTADQATKDAMSNATTVSPAHSASTASTLITNIAALVTNDPSLGDGSPLGLIQDAAVVIEGDRVVWTGDQSKAPATDNRVDAAGRAVVPGFVDSHSHLVFAGDRTQEFNARMSGRAYSAGGIRTTVAATRAASDAELEANLTRYLAEALRQGTTTFETKSGYGLTVEDEARALRIAAAHTEEVTYLGAHIVPPDLAEDPAAYVDLVTGEMLDACAPYARWIDVFCEKGAFDGDQARAILTAGKAKGLHPRIHANQLSYGPGVQLAVELDAASADHCTHLTDADVEALANSGTVATLLPGAEFSTRAQWPDARRLVDAGVTVALSTDCNPGSSFTSSVPFCIALAVRDMGMTPDEAIWSATAGGAAALRRDDIGRLSPGARADLTLLDAPSHVHLAYRPGVPLVAGVWRRGVREI
- a CDS encoding formimidoylglutamate deiminase, which gives rise to MTRKTYWLEHAWLDTHVEPGVAVATEDGRIATVRTDTPTPPPGAEILRGLTLPGLANTHSHAFHRALRSTVQVGSGTFWTWREVMYATADRLTPENYHALARAAYAEMALAGITAVGEFHYVHHAPGGTPYADPNAMGEALIAAAADAGIRITLLDTAYLSSGILNKHSGQPPNSHQLRFSDGSADAWAERCSVLKDRDHARIGAAVHSVRAVPAAQLATVARWAEERRAPLHVHLSEQTAENDACRAAHGCTPTQLLAEHGVLGRRTTGVHNTHLTDEDIALIGDSGTGTCMCPTTERDLADGIGPAVALQRAGSPLSLGSDSHAVIDLLEEARAMELNERLRTRTRGHWTAAALLRAASADGHAALGWDEAGTLEAGALADFTTIALDSVRTAGPLARLGAETAVFAASAADVSHTVVGGRHVVRDGAHCLVPDVPKALADAVEALRG